The following proteins are encoded in a genomic region of Pseudoxanthomonas suwonensis 11-1:
- a CDS encoding YitT family protein → MPDDGVVVTSGPLTPPPDSAGTAADTRAFHHSVAEDVQGMVLATLVASLGLSVFAHGGIMVGGMAGVSFLLHYAFGWSFGLVFVLVNLPFYWIAVRRMGWEFTLKTFLAVGATGLATDLLPRWAGWGYMTPAFSAIVGGVLCGLGILFFIRHRASLGGVGILAVHLQRSRGISAGTVQLVFDAVLMAAALLVLTPDRVLYSALGAVMLSLVLMFNHRPNRYMGV, encoded by the coding sequence CTGCCCGACGACGGCGTCGTGGTCACGTCCGGGCCGCTGACCCCGCCACCGGATTCGGCCGGCACCGCCGCCGATACCCGCGCCTTCCACCACAGCGTGGCCGAGGACGTGCAGGGCATGGTCCTGGCCACCCTGGTCGCCTCCCTGGGCCTGTCGGTGTTCGCGCACGGCGGGATCATGGTCGGCGGCATGGCCGGCGTGTCCTTCCTGCTGCATTACGCCTTCGGCTGGAGCTTCGGCCTGGTGTTCGTGCTGGTGAACCTGCCCTTCTACTGGATCGCGGTGCGGCGGATGGGCTGGGAATTCACCCTCAAGACCTTCCTCGCCGTCGGTGCCACCGGCCTGGCCACCGACCTGCTGCCGCGCTGGGCAGGCTGGGGCTACATGACCCCGGCATTCTCGGCCATCGTCGGCGGCGTGCTGTGCGGGCTGGGCATCCTGTTCTTCATCCGCCATCGCGCCAGCCTTGGCGGCGTCGGCATCCTCGCCGTGCACCTGCAGCGCAGCCGCGGGATCAGCGCCGGCACCGTGCAGCTGGTGTTCGACGCGGTGCTGATGGCCGCTGCCCTGCTGGTGCTGACGCCGGACCGGGTGCTTTATTCGGCCCTCGGCGCGGTGATGCTGAGCCTGGTGTTGATGTTCAACCACCGGCCCAACCGCTACATGGGCGTCTGA
- a CDS encoding ABC transporter permease subunit produces the protein MNLRTLSRYLPSGRWAVIAIPFLWLLFFFAIPFLIVLKISFSRLAIAMPPYTPIVEVVDKALHLRLNLGNYAALFMDAQYGLAYLSSIRIAVVSTAFCLLIGYPMAYFIARMNPSTRNIALMAVVLPSWTSFLIRVYAWIGILDANGILNRFLLWTGLIDAPLRILYTPLAAYIGIVYCYLPFMILPLYANLVKLDNRLLEAAYDLGARPWKAFVRITLPLSRSGIVAGCMLVMIPTVGEFVIPEMLGGPDTLMIGRVLWGEFFNNRDWPAASAVAIVMLLLLLVPILIFNRSQQRTLEGRLA, from the coding sequence ATGAACCTGCGCACGCTGTCCCGCTACCTGCCGTCGGGGCGTTGGGCGGTGATCGCCATCCCCTTCCTGTGGCTGCTGTTCTTCTTCGCGATCCCGTTCCTGATCGTGCTGAAGATCTCGTTCTCGCGGCTGGCCATCGCCATGCCGCCGTACACCCCGATCGTGGAGGTGGTGGACAAGGCGCTGCACCTGCGCCTGAACCTCGGCAACTACGCGGCGCTGTTCATGGACGCGCAGTACGGCCTGGCCTACCTCAGCTCGATCAGGATCGCGGTGGTCTCCACCGCGTTCTGCCTGCTGATCGGCTACCCGATGGCGTACTTCATCGCGAGGATGAACCCGTCCACCCGCAACATCGCGCTGATGGCGGTGGTGCTGCCGTCTTGGACCTCGTTCCTGATCCGGGTCTATGCCTGGATCGGCATCCTCGACGCCAATGGCATCCTCAACCGCTTCCTGCTGTGGACCGGCCTGATCGATGCGCCGCTGCGGATCCTCTACACCCCGCTGGCGGCCTACATCGGCATCGTCTACTGCTACCTGCCTTTCATGATCCTGCCGCTGTACGCCAACCTGGTGAAGCTGGACAACCGCCTGCTCGAGGCCGCCTACGACCTCGGCGCGCGGCCGTGGAAGGCGTTCGTGCGCATCACCCTGCCGCTGTCGCGTTCGGGCATCGTCGCCGGCTGCATGCTGGTGATGATCCCGACCGTGGGCGAGTTCGTGATCCCGGAAATGCTGGGCGGCCCGGACACGCTGATGATCGGCCGCGTGCTGTGGGGCGAGTTCTTCAACAACCGCGACTGGCCGGCGGCCTCGGCGGTGGCGATCGTGATGCTGCTCCTGCTGCTGGTGCCGATCCTCATCTTCAACCGATCCCAGCAGCGGACGCTGGAAGGGCGGCTGGCATGA
- a CDS encoding DNA-3-methyladenine glycosylase I: protein MPGYCDIAPGHPLHGPYHDHEYGVPQREEPVLFERLLLEINQAGLSWETMLRKREGFRRAYDGFDVAKVAAYGEADRARLLADPGIIRNRLKVEAAIHNAGVILRMRDSHGGFASWLDAHHPLDKAGWVKLFKRTFRFTGGEITGEFLMSLGYLPGAHRPDCPAHQRLLASHALPWMDAAG, encoded by the coding sequence ATGCCTGGCTATTGCGACATCGCCCCGGGCCATCCGCTGCACGGCCCCTACCACGACCACGAGTACGGCGTGCCCCAGCGCGAGGAGCCGGTGCTGTTCGAGCGCCTGCTGCTGGAGATCAACCAGGCCGGACTGAGCTGGGAGACGATGCTGCGCAAGCGCGAGGGCTTCCGCCGCGCCTACGACGGCTTCGACGTGGCGAAGGTGGCGGCCTACGGCGAGGCCGACCGCGCCCGCCTGCTGGCGGACCCGGGGATCATCCGCAACCGGCTCAAGGTCGAGGCGGCGATCCACAACGCCGGGGTGATCCTGCGCATGCGCGACAGCCATGGTGGCTTCGCCAGCTGGCTCGACGCCCACCATCCGCTGGACAAGGCCGGCTGGGTGAAGCTGTTCAAGCGCACCTTCCGCTTCACCGGCGGCGAGATCACCGGCGAGTTCCTGATGTCGCTGGGCTACCTGCCCGGCGCCCACCGCCCGGACTGCCCGGCCCACCAGCGCCTGCTGGCCAGCCACGCCCTGCCCTGGATGGACGCGGCCGGCTGA
- a CDS encoding YggS family pyridoxal phosphate-dependent enzyme, with translation MQCPLGGSIAPDSPLPIPAFTVPDQAPAARLQDVLARIEAAAKAAGRPCPRLLAVSKLQPAGAVAALAAAGQRAFGENYVQEGAAKRQALDPALDAGLEWHLIGHLQSNKAAVAARTFGWVHSVDRTSVIDALAARRDPAAAPLNVLLQVNVEGEEGKGGCRPGEVEALAAAVAAQPRLALRGLMAIPVPHPDPEDRRPAFRAMKQLFDALAARHPGVDTLSMGMSDDFAVAIAEGATLVRIGTALFGPRPPR, from the coding sequence GTGCAATGTCCCCTTGGCGGCAGTATAGCGCCCGATTCCCCCCTGCCAATCCCGGCCTTCACCGTGCCCGACCAAGCCCCCGCCGCCCGCCTCCAGGACGTCCTCGCGCGCATCGAAGCCGCCGCGAAGGCCGCCGGCCGCCCCTGCCCGCGCCTGCTGGCGGTGTCCAAGCTGCAGCCGGCCGGGGCCGTGGCCGCCTTGGCCGCGGCCGGGCAACGGGCCTTCGGCGAGAACTACGTGCAGGAGGGCGCGGCCAAGCGCCAGGCCCTGGACCCGGCGCTGGACGCCGGTCTGGAGTGGCACCTGATCGGCCACCTGCAGTCGAACAAGGCCGCCGTGGCCGCGCGCACCTTCGGCTGGGTGCACAGCGTGGACCGGACCAGCGTGATCGACGCCCTCGCCGCCAGGCGCGACCCGGCCGCCGCCCCGCTCAACGTGCTGCTGCAGGTCAACGTCGAGGGCGAGGAAGGCAAGGGCGGCTGCCGCCCTGGCGAGGTCGAGGCCCTGGCCGCCGCGGTCGCGGCGCAGCCGCGCCTGGCCCTGCGCGGGTTGATGGCGATCCCGGTGCCGCACCCGGATCCGGAGGACCGTCGCCCTGCATTCCGGGCGATGAAGCAGCTGTTCGACGCGCTGGCCGCGCGCCATCCCGGCGTCGACACCCTGTCGATGGGCATGAGCGACGACTTCGCCGTGGCGATCGCGGAAGGCGCGACCCTGGTGCGTATCGGCACCGCCCTGTTCGGGCCCCGCCCGCCGCGCTGA
- a CDS encoding pirin family protein produces the protein MSTHTQGEPVRLLRKVRGMPTSDGAGVRLTRVIGGPELPDLDPFLMLDEFGTDRPEDYIAGFPEHPHRGFETVTYMLDGRMRHRDNHGNEGLLTPGSVQWMTAGRGLVHSEMPEQESGRMRGFQLWVNLPARDKMTDPRYQEFAADRIPVVRPAMGVEVKVIAGRVDGVDGPIQQPATDPLYLDISLAAGTSWEFVLPEGHNAFAYVFEGAVGLGEGDDARPLQAREMGVLGGGARLVLRAGGVPARLILVAGRPLREPVARYGPFVMNTRQELMQAFVDYQEGRF, from the coding sequence ATGAGCACCCACACCCAGGGCGAGCCGGTGCGCCTGCTGCGCAAGGTCCGCGGCATGCCCACCTCCGACGGCGCCGGCGTGCGCCTGACCCGCGTCATCGGCGGACCGGAGCTGCCCGACCTGGATCCGTTCCTGATGCTGGACGAGTTCGGCACCGACCGGCCCGAGGACTACATCGCCGGCTTCCCCGAGCATCCGCACCGCGGTTTCGAGACCGTGACCTACATGCTCGACGGGCGCATGCGCCATCGCGACAACCACGGCAACGAGGGCCTGCTCACGCCTGGCAGCGTGCAGTGGATGACCGCCGGCCGCGGCCTGGTGCATTCGGAGATGCCGGAGCAGGAGTCCGGCCGCATGCGCGGCTTCCAGCTGTGGGTGAACCTGCCGGCGCGCGACAAGATGACCGATCCGCGCTACCAGGAGTTCGCCGCCGACCGCATCCCGGTGGTGCGGCCTGCCATGGGCGTGGAGGTCAAGGTGATCGCCGGCCGCGTCGATGGCGTGGACGGACCGATCCAGCAGCCGGCCACCGATCCGCTGTACCTGGACATCAGCCTGGCCGCGGGCACGTCGTGGGAGTTCGTGTTGCCCGAAGGCCACAACGCCTTCGCCTACGTGTTCGAGGGCGCGGTCGGACTGGGCGAGGGCGATGACGCGCGCCCGCTGCAGGCACGCGAGATGGGCGTGCTGGGCGGCGGTGCAAGGCTGGTGCTGCGCGCAGGCGGGGTGCCGGCGCGGCTGATCCTGGTCGCCGGCAGGCCGCTGCGCGAACCGGTGGCGCGCTACGGCCCGTTCGTGATGAACACCAGGCAGGAACTGATGCAGGCCTTCGTGGATTACCAGGAAGGCCGGTTCTGA
- a CDS encoding PilT/PilU family type 4a pilus ATPase produces the protein MSTMDFTSFLKLMAHQKASDLFITAGMPPAMKVHGKITPITQTPLTPQQSRDMVLNVMTPAQREEFEKTHECNFAIGVAGVGRFRVSCFYQRNQVGMVLRRIETRIPTVEELNLPPIIKTLAMTKRGIIIFVGATGTGKSTSLAAMIGYRNQNSTGHIITIEDPIEFVHKHEGCIVTQREVGIDTDSWEAALKNTLRQAPDVIMIGEVRTREGMDHAIAFAETGHLVLCTLHANNANQAMDRIINFFPEDRRSQLLMDLSLNLKGVVAQQLVPTPDGKGRRVAMEILLGTPLVQDYIRDGEIHKLKEVMKESTNLGMKTFDQSLFELYQAGEISYEDALRYADSQNEVRLRIKLSQGGDARTLSQGLDGVEIAEVR, from the coding sequence ATGAGCACCATGGATTTCACCTCGTTCCTCAAGCTGATGGCGCACCAGAAGGCGTCGGACCTGTTCATCACCGCGGGCATGCCGCCGGCGATGAAGGTCCACGGCAAGATCACGCCGATCACGCAGACGCCGCTGACCCCGCAGCAGAGCCGCGACATGGTCCTCAACGTGATGACCCCGGCCCAGCGCGAGGAGTTCGAGAAGACCCACGAGTGCAACTTCGCCATCGGCGTCGCCGGCGTGGGCCGCTTCCGCGTCAGCTGTTTCTACCAGCGCAACCAGGTGGGCATGGTGCTGCGCCGGATCGAGACCAGGATCCCGACGGTGGAGGAGCTGAACCTGCCGCCGATCATCAAGACCCTGGCGATGACCAAGCGCGGCATCATCATCTTCGTCGGCGCCACCGGCACCGGCAAGTCGACCTCGCTGGCGGCGATGATCGGCTACCGCAACCAGAACTCGACCGGCCACATCATCACCATCGAGGACCCGATCGAGTTCGTGCACAAGCACGAGGGCTGCATCGTCACCCAGCGCGAGGTCGGCATCGACACCGACAGCTGGGAGGCCGCGCTGAAGAACACCCTGCGCCAGGCCCCGGACGTGATCATGATCGGCGAAGTGCGTACCCGCGAGGGCATGGACCACGCCATCGCCTTCGCCGAGACCGGCCACCTCGTGCTGTGCACCCTGCATGCGAACAACGCCAACCAGGCGATGGACCGCATCATCAACTTCTTCCCCGAGGATCGCCGCAGCCAGCTGCTGATGGACCTGTCGCTGAACCTCAAGGGCGTGGTCGCGCAGCAGCTGGTGCCGACCCCCGACGGCAAGGGGCGCCGCGTGGCGATGGAGATCCTGCTGGGCACGCCGCTGGTGCAGGACTACATCCGCGACGGCGAGATCCACAAGCTCAAGGAGGTCATGAAGGAATCGACCAACCTGGGCATGAAGACCTTCGACCAGAGCCTGTTCGAGCTGTACCAGGCCGGCGAGATCTCCTACGAGGACGCGCTGCGCTACGCCGACTCGCAGAACGAGGTGCGCCTGCGCATCAAGCTCTCCCAGGGCGGCGACGCCCGCACCCTGTCGCAGGGGCTGGACGGGGTCGAGATCGCCGAGGTGCGCTGA
- a CDS encoding ABC transporter permease subunit, translating to MNTPLGLRMLRWAVLVLGFAFLYLPIVLLVVYSFNSSRLATVWAGFSVKWYGELMRDRQMLDAAWVSLRIAFWTATAATVVGTLGAMVMTRFRRFPGKTLFGALVTAPLVMPEVIIGLSILLMLVSVGGALGLPSKGMVAIWIAHVTLTVSFVTVVVSSRLQELDKSLEEAAMDLGANRVKVFFLITLPIIAPALVSGWLLAFTLSLDDVVIASFVSGPESTTLPIKIFSSVRLGVSPKINALATLLMMAVSLAAVIGWWLMYREDKRRQRDMQLALQDNS from the coding sequence ATGAACACGCCCCTTGGCCTGCGCATGCTGCGCTGGGCGGTGCTGGTCCTCGGCTTCGCCTTCCTGTACCTGCCGATCGTGCTGCTGGTGGTGTACTCCTTCAACTCCTCGCGCCTGGCCACGGTCTGGGCCGGGTTCTCGGTGAAGTGGTACGGCGAGCTGATGCGCGACCGGCAGATGCTGGACGCGGCCTGGGTCAGCCTGCGCATCGCGTTCTGGACCGCCACCGCGGCCACCGTGGTCGGCACCCTCGGCGCGATGGTGATGACCCGCTTCCGTCGCTTCCCCGGCAAGACCCTGTTCGGCGCCCTGGTCACCGCGCCACTGGTGATGCCGGAGGTGATCATCGGCCTGTCGATCCTGCTGATGCTGGTCTCGGTGGGGGGCGCGCTGGGCCTGCCGTCCAAGGGCATGGTCGCGATCTGGATCGCGCACGTGACCCTGACCGTATCCTTCGTGACCGTGGTGGTGTCCTCGCGCCTGCAGGAGCTGGACAAGTCGCTGGAGGAGGCGGCGATGGACCTGGGCGCCAACCGGGTCAAGGTGTTCTTCCTGATCACCCTGCCGATCATCGCCCCGGCCCTGGTCTCCGGCTGGCTGCTGGCCTTCACCCTGTCGCTGGACGACGTGGTGATCGCGAGCTTCGTCTCCGGCCCGGAATCGACCACCCTGCCGATCAAGATCTTCTCCTCGGTGCGGCTGGGCGTGAGCCCCAAGATCAACGCCCTGGCGACGCTGCTGATGATGGCCGTCTCGCTGGCGGCGGTGATCGGCTGGTGGCTGATGTACCGCGAGGACAAGCGCCGCCAGCGCGACATGCAGCTGGCCCTGCAGGACAACAGCTAA
- a CDS encoding type IV pilus twitching motility protein PilT, whose product MDIAELLAFSVKNKASDLHLSAGLPPMIRVDGDVRRINIPALDHKQVHALVYDIMSDKQRRDYEEFLEVDFSFEIPSLARFRVNAFNQNRGAGAVFRTIPSEVLTLEDLGCPPIFRQLIDQPQGLILVTGPTGSGKSTTLAAMIDHINKNEYGHILTVEDPIEFVHTSQKCLINQREVHRDTHGFNEALRSALREDPDYILVGEMRDLETIRLALTAAETGHLVFGTLHTSSAAKTIDRIIDVFPAGEKPMVRSMLSESLRAVISQALLKKVGGGRTAAWEIMVGTPAIRNLIREDKVAQMYSSIQTGQQYGMMTLDQHLQDLVKRGLVTRQQAKEYAKDKRLFE is encoded by the coding sequence ATGGATATCGCCGAACTGCTGGCCTTTTCGGTCAAGAACAAGGCCTCGGACCTGCACCTGTCCGCGGGCCTGCCGCCGATGATCCGCGTCGATGGCGACGTCCGCCGGATCAACATTCCCGCCCTGGACCACAAGCAGGTCCACGCGCTGGTGTACGACATCATGTCGGACAAGCAGCGCCGGGATTACGAGGAATTCCTCGAGGTCGACTTCTCGTTCGAGATTCCCTCGCTGGCCCGTTTCCGCGTCAACGCGTTCAACCAGAACCGCGGCGCCGGCGCGGTGTTCCGCACCATTCCGTCCGAGGTCCTCACGCTGGAGGACCTGGGCTGCCCGCCGATCTTCCGCCAGCTCATCGACCAGCCGCAGGGCCTGATCCTGGTGACCGGCCCGACCGGCTCGGGCAAGTCGACCACGCTGGCGGCGATGATCGACCACATCAACAAGAACGAGTACGGGCACATCCTCACCGTCGAGGATCCGATCGAGTTCGTGCACACCTCGCAGAAGTGCCTGATCAACCAGCGCGAAGTGCACCGCGATACCCACGGCTTCAACGAGGCCCTGCGCTCGGCGCTGCGCGAGGACCCGGACTACATCCTGGTCGGCGAAATGCGCGACCTGGAGACCATCCGCCTGGCGCTGACCGCCGCGGAAACCGGCCACCTGGTGTTCGGCACCCTGCACACCAGCTCGGCGGCCAAGACCATCGACCGCATCATCGACGTGTTCCCCGCCGGCGAGAAGCCGATGGTGCGCTCGATGCTGTCCGAATCGCTGCGCGCGGTGATCTCGCAGGCGCTGCTGAAGAAGGTCGGCGGCGGTCGTACCGCGGCCTGGGAAATCATGGTTGGCACCCCGGCCATCCGCAACCTGATCCGCGAGGACAAGGTCGCGCAGATGTACTCGTCGATCCAGACCGGCCAGCAGTACGGAATGATGACCCTCGACCAGCACCTGCAGGACCTGGTCAAGCGCGGCCTGGTCACGCGCCAGCAGGCGAAGGAATACGCCAAGGACAAGCGCCTCTTCGAGTGA
- the proC gene encoding pyrroline-5-carboxylate reductase produces the protein MPSSPVELPVIAFIGGGNMARSLVGGLVARGADPARIHVAEPADALREALAADFGVHVHAEASAAAEGAGLWLLAVKPQVMRSVCESLAGIAARERPLLVSIAAGITVARLREWLGAEAAVVRCMPNTPALLGAGVTGLYAGPGVDEGQRAQAEALLSAAGATVWIDQEPLMDAVTAVSGSGPAYVFLLAEAMQAAARAEGLDAAQARTLVVQTLLGAARMLDETGEPADELRRRVTSPGGTTQAAIERFQADGFEALVARAIHAARVRGAELAGG, from the coding sequence ATGCCCAGCAGCCCTGTCGAACTTCCCGTGATCGCCTTCATTGGCGGCGGCAACATGGCCCGCAGCCTGGTCGGCGGACTGGTCGCGCGTGGCGCCGATCCGGCGCGCATCCACGTGGCCGAGCCGGCCGATGCGCTGCGCGAGGCATTGGCCGCCGACTTCGGCGTGCACGTGCATGCCGAAGCCAGCGCGGCGGCGGAAGGCGCCGGGCTGTGGTTGCTGGCGGTCAAGCCGCAGGTGATGCGCTCGGTGTGCGAATCGCTGGCCGGGATCGCGGCGCGCGAGCGGCCGCTGCTGGTCTCGATCGCCGCCGGCATCACCGTCGCGCGCCTGCGCGAATGGCTGGGCGCCGAGGCCGCGGTGGTGCGCTGCATGCCCAACACCCCTGCTCTGCTCGGCGCGGGTGTGACCGGCCTGTATGCCGGCCCCGGCGTGGACGAAGGCCAGCGTGCGCAGGCGGAGGCATTGCTGTCCGCCGCCGGCGCCACCGTGTGGATCGACCAGGAACCACTGATGGATGCGGTGACCGCGGTCTCCGGCAGCGGACCGGCCTACGTGTTCCTGCTGGCCGAGGCGATGCAGGCGGCGGCGCGCGCCGAAGGCCTGGATGCGGCGCAGGCGCGCACCCTCGTCGTGCAAACCCTGCTCGGCGCGGCGCGGATGCTGGACGAGACCGGCGAGCCCGCCGACGAACTGCGCCGCCGCGTCACCTCGCCCGGCGGCACCACCCAGGCCGCGATCGAACGCTTCCAGGCCGATGGATTCGAAGCCCTGGTCGCGCGCGCGATCCACGCCGCGCGCGTGCGCGGCGCCGAGCTGGCGGGAGGCTGA
- a CDS encoding DUF4426 domain-containing protein has product MRIPTSGLKAFALSAVLPLLGACSGGQAPTPAQFVPPTPAVAELGGQLRARYTLVPTLALDQAMARGYGIERREGTALLLVALRHDEGDGNERGVEGEVRAQARDLSGRQQQVAMRTLRSGDYVDHVGLVDIGPRDVIRVEVDAVVEGRSYRFDFQRNL; this is encoded by the coding sequence ATGCGTATCCCGACCTCCGGCCTGAAGGCCTTTGCACTCTCCGCCGTGCTGCCGCTACTGGGCGCCTGCTCCGGCGGCCAGGCACCGACCCCGGCCCAGTTCGTGCCGCCGACGCCGGCGGTCGCCGAACTGGGCGGTCAGCTGCGCGCCCGTTACACCCTGGTGCCGACCCTCGCACTGGACCAGGCGATGGCCCGCGGCTACGGCATCGAGCGCCGCGAGGGCACGGCGCTGCTGCTGGTCGCCCTGCGCCATGACGAGGGCGACGGCAACGAGCGCGGTGTCGAAGGCGAGGTGCGGGCGCAGGCGCGCGACCTCTCCGGCCGCCAGCAGCAGGTGGCAATGCGCACCCTGCGCAGCGGCGACTACGTCGACCACGTCGGCCTGGTGGACATCGGGCCCCGCGACGTCATCCGCGTCGAAGTCGATGCAGTGGTCGAAGGACGCAGCTACCGCTTTGATTTCCAAAGAAACCTGTGA
- a CDS encoding ABC transporter ATP-binding protein, whose protein sequence is MASSPERATPTPAAGGEAGGYLRIENVRKEFDGFVAVDDVSLDIRKGEIFALLGGSGSGKSTLLRCLAGFEQPTKGRIVLDGEVMNELPPYERPINMMFQSYALFPHMTVEQNIAFGLKQDGLSRDAVRKRVGEMLELVQLGKLAKRKPHQLSGGQQQRVALARSLAKGPKLLLLDEPMGALDKKLRSRMQLELVNIIESSGVTCVMVTHDQEEAMTMASRIALMDQGWIQQVGKPDEIYEQPANRFAAEFIGSVNLVDAVIDDDQPDYVTLRTPFFDAPIYIGHGITGFEGQPVSFALRPEKLGIGKAEPDQPYNKARGIIEDIAYFGSHSVFHVRLPSGSKLMVNFANQQRWASDELTWNDEVWVWWRDSDGVVLLS, encoded by the coding sequence ATGGCGTCAAGCCCCGAACGCGCTACCCCGACCCCCGCCGCTGGCGGCGAAGCGGGCGGGTACCTGCGCATCGAGAACGTGCGCAAGGAATTCGACGGCTTCGTCGCCGTGGACGATGTCAGCCTGGACATCCGCAAGGGCGAGATCTTCGCCCTGCTGGGTGGCTCCGGCAGCGGCAAGTCGACCCTGCTGCGCTGCCTGGCAGGATTCGAGCAGCCGACCAAGGGCCGGATCGTGCTGGACGGGGAGGTCATGAACGAGCTGCCGCCGTACGAGCGGCCGATCAACATGATGTTCCAGTCCTACGCGCTGTTCCCGCACATGACCGTCGAGCAGAACATCGCCTTCGGCCTGAAGCAGGATGGCCTGTCGCGCGACGCGGTGCGCAAGCGGGTCGGGGAGATGCTCGAGCTGGTGCAGCTGGGCAAGCTGGCCAAGCGCAAGCCGCACCAGCTCTCCGGTGGCCAGCAGCAGCGCGTGGCGCTGGCCCGTTCGCTGGCCAAGGGGCCGAAGCTGCTGCTGCTGGACGAGCCGATGGGCGCGCTGGACAAGAAGCTGCGCTCGCGCATGCAGCTGGAGCTGGTCAACATCATCGAGTCCTCCGGCGTGACCTGCGTGATGGTCACCCACGACCAGGAGGAGGCCATGACCATGGCCAGCCGCATCGCGCTGATGGACCAGGGCTGGATCCAGCAGGTCGGCAAGCCGGACGAGATCTACGAGCAGCCGGCCAACCGCTTCGCCGCCGAGTTCATCGGTTCGGTCAACCTGGTCGACGCGGTGATCGACGACGACCAGCCGGACTACGTGACCCTGCGCACCCCATTCTTCGACGCGCCGATCTACATCGGCCACGGCATCACCGGCTTCGAGGGCCAGCCGGTGTCCTTCGCCCTGCGCCCGGAAAAGCTGGGCATAGGCAAGGCCGAACCCGACCAGCCGTACAACAAGGCCCGCGGCATCATCGAGGACATCGCCTACTTCGGCAGCCACTCGGTGTTCCACGTGCGCCTGCCCAGCGGTTCCAAGCTGATGGTCAACTTCGCCAACCAGCAGCGCTGGGCCAGCGACGAGCTGACCTGGAACGACGAGGTCTGGGTATGGTGGCGCGACAGCGACGGCGTGGTGCTGCTGTCATGA
- a CDS encoding DUF72 domain-containing protein produces the protein MAIRIGISGWRYAPWRGVFYPSALPQRRELEYAAHSFASIELNGSFYSLQSPASWEAWAGQVPRDFVFTVKGPRYITHMLRLRNIEAALANFFASGVLLLVRHLGPLLWQLPPSMRYEPEVLDAFLALLPRDTDAALALARRHEPERMQGRTALPEGPNRRLRHALEIRHESFDDPRFIRLLRRHRVALGVSDTPDRFPYVEDVTAGFMYLRLHGDTELYRSGYSDEALDRWAARIRRWADGGEPADARRYSDSPAPRAKRRDVYCYFDNDAKVRAPFDAQALYERLAR, from the coding sequence ATGGCCATCCGCATCGGCATCTCCGGCTGGCGCTACGCCCCCTGGCGTGGCGTGTTCTACCCGTCCGCGCTGCCGCAGCGGCGCGAACTGGAGTACGCCGCGCACAGCTTCGCCAGCATCGAGCTCAACGGCTCGTTCTACTCGCTGCAGTCGCCCGCCAGCTGGGAGGCGTGGGCCGGGCAGGTGCCACGCGACTTCGTGTTCACGGTGAAGGGTCCGCGCTACATCACCCACATGCTGAGGCTGCGCAACATCGAGGCTGCGCTGGCGAACTTCTTCGCCTCCGGCGTGCTCCTGCTGGTGCGCCACCTCGGCCCCCTGCTGTGGCAGTTGCCACCGTCGATGCGTTACGAGCCGGAGGTGCTGGACGCCTTCCTGGCGCTGCTGCCGCGCGATACCGACGCCGCGCTGGCGCTCGCCCGCCGGCACGAGCCGGAGCGGATGCAGGGCCGCACCGCCCTGCCGGAAGGACCCAACCGGCGCCTGCGCCACGCGCTGGAGATCCGCCACGAGAGCTTCGACGATCCCCGCTTCATCCGCCTGCTGCGGCGGCACCGCGTGGCCCTGGGGGTCTCCGACACGCCCGACCGCTTCCCCTATGTCGAGGACGTGACCGCCGGCTTCATGTACCTGCGCCTGCATGGCGACACCGAACTGTACCGAAGCGGCTATTCGGACGAGGCGCTGGACCGCTGGGCGGCGCGCATCCGCCGCTGGGCCGACGGCGGGGAGCCCGCCGACGCCCGCAGGTATTCGGACTCCCCGGCGCCACGGGCCAAACGCCGCGACGTGTACTGCTATTTCGACAACGACGCCAAGGTGCGGGCACCGTTCGACGCCCAGGCGCTGTACGAGCGCCTGGCCCGCTGA